In Bythopirellula goksoeyrii, a single window of DNA contains:
- a CDS encoding DUF1254 domain-containing protein gives MTKHFFFNHDSMREKTMLSRLPISRVAIAPIAIAFALTTHAQAQSPKLKMTTEIPDAYTAPDSVETSIGALDYFDGVPSPETVKNVYDYLDTSRAVNVYLNSIPALSVNALREGQAAMGADACHKICIWDNLMDSKSILLTGNTSTMYAVGFLNLLKDGPTVVDLPQGMLGILDDMAFQYMVDLGVAGPDKGKGGKYLVLPPGYKGDVPEGYFVVPSKTSGVWVFMRGYLDKSMPIAQAVPAASKNIRSTLKVYPLSTADAPPATEFINVSGKDMHVILPNDYSAFEKLHGLMQTEPESYLGPEARGMMAAIGIEKGKPFAPDARMKKILTDAAAIGNGAARAISYFPRDPGNLTYKDSDAWVTAYADKDTTFTRNGAYRLDPRVLFHFGYICVSPAMAMTVAGKGSDYSMGMLDSEGKVLDGSKTYRLRIPPNPPAKDFWAITMYDTQTRSQLQTDQQFPTKGSQDKGIKTNADGSMDIYFSPKAPAGQEGNWLQTIPGKSWFIALRIYGPEQPWIDQTWRPGEIELVK, from the coding sequence ATGACGAAACACTTTTTCTTCAACCACGACTCTATGAGAGAAAAAACGATGTTATCGAGACTTCCAATTTCGCGAGTCGCCATTGCGCCCATCGCAATCGCATTTGCCCTGACCACGCACGCCCAAGCGCAGTCGCCGAAACTAAAAATGACCACCGAGATCCCTGATGCCTACACGGCTCCGGATTCCGTGGAGACCTCCATCGGGGCTCTCGATTACTTCGACGGGGTTCCGTCGCCGGAGACCGTGAAAAACGTCTACGACTACCTCGACACTTCGCGAGCCGTGAACGTCTATCTCAATTCGATCCCCGCCCTTTCTGTCAACGCCCTGCGCGAAGGGCAAGCGGCGATGGGCGCAGACGCCTGCCATAAGATCTGTATCTGGGACAATCTGATGGACTCCAAGTCCATCCTGCTGACCGGGAATACTTCGACCATGTACGCGGTTGGATTCCTTAACCTGCTCAAAGACGGCCCGACCGTTGTCGACTTGCCGCAGGGAATGCTCGGCATCCTCGACGACATGGCTTTCCAATACATGGTCGACCTCGGCGTCGCGGGTCCTGACAAGGGCAAGGGCGGCAAGTACCTCGTGCTTCCTCCCGGCTACAAAGGTGATGTCCCCGAGGGCTACTTCGTTGTCCCGTCGAAAACCAGTGGAGTCTGGGTGTTCATGCGCGGCTATCTCGATAAGAGCATGCCGATCGCACAAGCCGTCCCGGCCGCGTCGAAAAACATCCGCAGCACGCTGAAAGTCTACCCGCTGTCAACTGCGGATGCCCCCCCGGCCACCGAGTTTATCAACGTATCCGGCAAGGACATGCACGTGATCCTTCCGAATGATTACAGCGCGTTTGAAAAACTGCATGGACTGATGCAGACCGAACCCGAGTCGTATCTCGGCCCGGAAGCCAGGGGAATGATGGCGGCGATCGGTATCGAAAAGGGCAAGCCTTTCGCTCCGGATGCACGCATGAAGAAGATCCTGACCGACGCCGCCGCGATTGGTAACGGCGCCGCCCGCGCCATCAGCTACTTCCCGCGTGATCCCGGCAACCTGACCTACAAGGACAGTGATGCCTGGGTGACTGCCTATGCGGACAAGGACACCACCTTCACACGCAACGGAGCCTATCGCCTTGACCCACGCGTGCTGTTCCACTTCGGCTACATCTGTGTCTCGCCTGCGATGGCGATGACCGTGGCCGGCAAAGGATCGGACTACTCGATGGGAATGCTCGATTCCGAGGGCAAGGTTCTGGATGGCTCCAAGACATACCGGCTCCGGATTCCGCCGAACCCGCCAGCCAAGGATTTCTGGGCGATCACCATGTATGACACCCAAACCCGCTCGCAGCTTCAAACGGACCAGCAGTTCCCGACGAAGGGAAGTCAGGACAAGGGAATCAAGACCAACGCGGACGGATCGATGGACATCTACTTCTCGCCGAAAGCGCCCGCAGGCCAGGAAGGCAACTGGCTCCAGACCATCCCTGGAAAGAGCTGGTTCATCGCCCTGCGCATCTACGGCCCCGAACAACCCTGGATCGACCAAACCTGGCGACCGGGCGAGATCGAACTCGTGAAGTAA
- a CDS encoding DUF1254 domain-containing protein — translation MKSKQLGVTIAAGLLAVSLVAPAFAQQSGERNLFESAGSKQTAKDFKPAPDKMETKFGTLEFEGGAFPTEASTQKIYDEMDRQRATQAYMDFYPSLSLYSIVKSQIRDFGFKSASDVGVMADFMTPTENYLTGNNITVYAFASIDLKVDGPTVVEIPPGMYGNANDAAFKYLTDFGPTGPDKGKGGKYLFLPPGYKGEAPNGYFVFRSPGYRIWAMMRGFGEVGNGDQAVKWFKDRLKVYPLATGPREHTAVNCSGMGANTLPPEDGSVFTMLNEIIQYEPTELFDKELLGRLATLGIEKGKPFKPDERMQGIFDTAAKQGVAMSRAIVYASRDPEIKYWPNRHWEKMFIRNTEFVDDGHDDIDARTLWHYQAICVSPNLLSTTAGVGTSYLTAFRDKNGVYLLGDKNYRLRVPANPPVKRFWAVTAYDPISRSLLGSGGNINVGSTGKPDINEDGSVDIYFGPTMPEGKKNWIKTDPDKGFFVVFRFYGPLEGYIEKSWVLNDFELLK, via the coding sequence ATGAAATCGAAACAGCTCGGCGTCACAATCGCTGCTGGTCTTTTGGCGGTCAGCCTGGTGGCACCCGCTTTTGCGCAGCAATCCGGCGAAAGGAATCTGTTTGAGTCGGCGGGCAGCAAACAGACAGCCAAAGATTTCAAACCGGCACCCGACAAGATGGAAACCAAATTCGGCACGCTGGAGTTTGAAGGCGGTGCGTTTCCGACAGAAGCCTCGACGCAAAAGATCTACGATGAAATGGATCGGCAGCGGGCCACTCAGGCGTATATGGATTTCTATCCGTCGCTCTCGCTCTACAGCATCGTTAAATCGCAGATTCGCGACTTCGGGTTCAAGTCCGCTTCGGACGTCGGCGTCATGGCCGATTTCATGACACCGACTGAGAACTACCTGACCGGCAACAATATCACGGTGTACGCCTTTGCCTCCATCGACTTGAAAGTTGACGGCCCCACCGTCGTGGAGATCCCGCCGGGAATGTATGGCAATGCCAACGACGCTGCTTTCAAATACCTCACCGACTTCGGTCCCACCGGACCGGACAAGGGCAAGGGCGGCAAATATCTCTTCCTGCCTCCAGGTTACAAAGGCGAAGCTCCGAACGGCTATTTTGTGTTCCGCTCACCGGGCTACCGGATCTGGGCGATGATGCGCGGCTTCGGCGAAGTTGGCAATGGCGATCAGGCCGTGAAATGGTTCAAGGATCGTCTCAAGGTTTACCCTTTGGCTACGGGGCCCCGCGAACATACCGCCGTCAATTGCTCCGGGATGGGTGCGAATACTCTGCCTCCGGAAGACGGTTCCGTGTTCACGATGTTGAACGAGATCATCCAGTACGAGCCAACCGAATTGTTCGACAAGGAATTATTGGGCCGACTGGCCACGTTGGGCATTGAAAAGGGCAAGCCCTTTAAGCCGGACGAACGCATGCAAGGCATCTTCGACACGGCAGCCAAGCAAGGCGTCGCCATGTCGCGAGCGATCGTTTACGCATCGCGCGATCCGGAGATTAAGTATTGGCCGAACCGGCACTGGGAAAAAATGTTCATCCGCAACACCGAGTTCGTCGATGACGGTCACGACGACATCGACGCCCGGACGCTCTGGCACTATCAGGCCATTTGCGTTTCACCGAATCTGCTTTCGACAACAGCAGGCGTTGGCACTTCCTACTTGACCGCGTTCAGGGACAAGAACGGCGTCTATCTACTCGGTGACAAGAACTATCGACTGCGCGTGCCGGCCAATCCGCCTGTCAAACGCTTCTGGGCGGTAACTGCCTATGACCCAATCAGCCGAAGCCTGCTCGGTTCGGGAGGAAACATAAACGTCGGCAGCACGGGCAAACCCGACATCAATGAGGATGGCTCAGTAGACATTTACTTCGGCCCGACAATGCCTGAAGGCAAAAAGAACTGGATTAAGACAGATCCTGACAAGGGATTCTTCGTGGTCTTCCGATTCTATGGCCCACTGGAAGGCTACATCGAAAAGTCATGGGTCCTCAACGACTTCGAGTTGCTGAAGTAA
- a CDS encoding DUF1254 domain-containing protein — MKIPTRFIAGLVAVIACSTMLSRASAQTVQETYLGDLEFQGQTITKETAELLHRRILQQRATQLVTWAMPMMNFNTLYPAMLSNQKMSENDVFFSLCDGYDGVYPYMTANVTTPYTIAMSDLSKTGPVVLDLPAGEIYGVVNDAWMQPIKEIGSGKPETLLLLGPGQKAPEDFKGEIVQSNTFLVLYFYRALGTGDEAKKLRTAVQAYKLSEAKNPPKTSFIKYAPKSGDKVELNTQPRDMRFWELVNEYVQREPMADRDRFFYAWLKDLGIEKGKPFKPTAQQKEILQQGLDVGMAMSQAISFNKTREMFPTSLYGKDSGFEDAMAGMNPKIDLPTYSQFNERASYGFEATTTSAGMVSRVAGKGSAYLGSYYDADGNALMGGNNYKLHVGPNPPAANFWSVTVYDIENRLIIRNETKRSDRSSRTEGLLKNDDGSVDIYFGPTAPEGKEVNWIQTNKGQSFFVYLRLYGPEQAYFDQTFPMSKIEQVK; from the coding sequence ATGAAAATACCAACACGATTTATCGCAGGATTGGTTGCAGTTATCGCTTGCAGCACCATGCTGTCACGAGCTTCGGCTCAAACCGTCCAGGAAACCTATTTGGGTGATCTTGAATTTCAGGGCCAAACCATTACCAAGGAGACGGCTGAGCTTTTGCATCGCCGGATTCTTCAGCAGCGGGCCACCCAACTGGTGACTTGGGCGATGCCGATGATGAACTTCAACACGCTTTATCCGGCGATGTTGAGCAACCAGAAGATGAGTGAGAACGACGTCTTCTTCAGTTTGTGTGACGGCTACGATGGCGTCTATCCGTACATGACCGCGAACGTGACCACGCCTTACACGATCGCAATGTCGGACCTGTCAAAGACCGGACCTGTGGTACTCGATCTTCCCGCTGGAGAAATCTACGGCGTGGTCAACGACGCCTGGATGCAGCCGATCAAGGAGATCGGTTCGGGTAAACCGGAGACCCTGTTACTGCTGGGTCCCGGTCAAAAGGCGCCCGAGGATTTCAAAGGTGAAATCGTCCAGTCCAATACCTTCCTGGTGCTTTACTTCTACCGGGCGCTCGGCACAGGGGACGAAGCAAAGAAGTTGAGGACGGCCGTTCAAGCCTACAAGCTTTCGGAAGCAAAGAATCCGCCGAAAACGAGTTTTATCAAGTACGCGCCCAAGTCGGGTGACAAGGTCGAGTTGAACACTCAACCGCGCGATATGCGCTTTTGGGAGTTGGTCAACGAGTACGTGCAACGCGAGCCGATGGCAGACCGCGACCGCTTCTTCTACGCCTGGCTCAAGGACCTCGGAATCGAAAAAGGCAAACCCTTCAAACCGACTGCTCAGCAGAAAGAGATTTTGCAGCAAGGCCTGGACGTTGGTATGGCCATGTCGCAAGCGATCTCCTTCAACAAAACCAGGGAGATGTTCCCAACATCACTCTATGGCAAGGATTCCGGTTTTGAAGACGCGATGGCCGGGATGAATCCGAAAATCGATCTGCCGACCTACTCGCAGTTCAACGAGCGGGCATCCTACGGTTTTGAGGCGACCACCACGTCGGCCGGCATGGTCTCGCGGGTGGCAGGTAAAGGCTCAGCCTATCTGGGCAGTTACTACGATGCCGACGGCAATGCACTGATGGGGGGCAACAACTACAAGCTCCACGTCGGCCCCAATCCACCGGCAGCCAACTTCTGGTCGGTTACCGTCTATGACATCGAGAATCGATTGATCATCCGCAACGAAACCAAGCGGTCGGATCGTTCATCCCGCACGGAAGGTCTCCTCAAGAACGACGACGGATCGGTTGATATTTACTTCGGTCCAACAGCGCCCGAGGGCAAGGAAGTGAACTGGATTCAGACGAACAAAGGCCAGTCCTTCTTCGTTTACCTGAGGCTCTATGGCCCAGAGCAAGCTTACTTCGACCAAACGTTCCCGATGAGCAAGATTGAGCAAGTGAAATAG
- a CDS encoding DUF1254 domain-containing protein: MKQIFHTKSGLVVATLLMTGILCATTGLAVAQETKDTHRPEMKMTTDIPKDITTTDKVQTPIGELQFFDGIPIGDTKESVYDYMDRARAVMVYTNMLPAVSTYSLLQGSRDMNAGNSNQILIWEQLADSKVLVLTFNNTSLYTWGFLDLEKDGPTVIEIPPDVLGILDDGDMRYLSDMGAAGPDKGKGGKYLVLPPGYEGDVPEGYFVVKSTSYVVWNFMRGYVRGSVTNPADVKKAADNVKNNLKVYPLAKKDNPPKMEFTNMTGKHYNTIPPNDFSYFERLNEVIQKEPISFIDAETRGLMAGIGIVKGQPFKPDARMKKLLTEAVAIGNAYARANTVYPRDPGARIYDDNSEWVMGYAGKDCFFLKDGARRIDARLWLHYNAICVTPAMALTKPGAGSDYGIAGMDANHQPLDGAKTYTLHLPPNVPAKDNWSVTIYDPQTRSMLQTDQPTAGVNSLSGKVKPNDDGSFDIYFSPTTPAGKEGNWIQTIPGKSWFIILRMYGPLEPWLNKTWRPSELELVK; the protein is encoded by the coding sequence ATGAAACAAATATTCCATACGAAATCAGGGCTTGTTGTAGCAACGCTATTGATGACAGGCATTCTGTGTGCAACGACCGGGCTGGCTGTCGCTCAAGAAACGAAGGACACGCATAGGCCTGAGATGAAGATGACCACGGATATTCCGAAGGACATCACGACTACTGACAAGGTGCAAACGCCGATTGGCGAATTGCAGTTCTTCGATGGCATTCCGATCGGCGACACCAAGGAGAGCGTCTACGACTACATGGACCGAGCCCGCGCGGTGATGGTCTATACCAACATGCTCCCTGCGGTATCCACCTATAGTTTGCTGCAGGGAAGCCGCGACATGAATGCGGGTAACTCCAATCAGATCCTGATCTGGGAGCAGCTGGCTGATTCCAAAGTGCTGGTGCTCACCTTCAACAATACGTCGCTGTACACCTGGGGATTTCTGGATCTTGAGAAGGACGGCCCGACTGTGATCGAGATTCCGCCCGATGTGTTGGGAATCCTCGATGACGGCGACATGCGTTACCTCAGCGACATGGGAGCCGCCGGTCCGGACAAGGGTAAGGGTGGAAAATACCTGGTGTTGCCGCCGGGCTACGAAGGAGACGTGCCGGAAGGCTACTTCGTGGTCAAATCCACCAGCTACGTGGTGTGGAATTTTATGCGAGGTTATGTCCGGGGAAGTGTGACCAACCCGGCCGACGTCAAGAAGGCTGCCGACAACGTCAAGAACAACTTGAAGGTTTACCCGCTGGCAAAGAAAGACAACCCTCCCAAGATGGAGTTCACGAACATGACGGGGAAGCACTACAACACGATTCCCCCGAACGACTTCAGCTACTTTGAGCGACTGAACGAGGTGATCCAAAAGGAACCAATCTCCTTCATCGACGCAGAGACTCGCGGCTTGATGGCGGGTATCGGCATCGTCAAGGGGCAGCCTTTCAAACCGGACGCACGCATGAAGAAACTGCTCACCGAAGCCGTGGCGATTGGCAACGCCTATGCTCGAGCCAACACTGTCTATCCTCGTGATCCGGGCGCTCGTATCTATGACGACAACAGCGAGTGGGTGATGGGATACGCGGGCAAAGACTGCTTCTTCCTCAAGGACGGAGCTCGGCGAATCGACGCGCGTTTATGGTTACACTACAACGCCATTTGCGTGACTCCCGCGATGGCGCTTACCAAGCCTGGCGCAGGTTCCGATTACGGGATCGCCGGGATGGATGCGAATCATCAACCGCTTGATGGCGCCAAAACCTACACGTTGCACCTGCCTCCGAACGTGCCGGCCAAGGACAACTGGTCGGTAACGATCTATGACCCGCAGACCCGCAGCATGCTGCAAACGGATCAGCCGACCGCCGGCGTGAACAGTCTGAGCGGAAAAGTAAAACCCAACGACGACGGTTCCTTCGACATCTACTTCTCACCGACAACGCCCGCGGGCAAAGAGGGAAATTGGATTCAGACGATCCCTGGCAAAAGCTGGTTCATCATTCTGCGAATGTACGGCCCGCTCGAGCCGTGGCTCAACAAGACCTGGCGTCCGAGCGAACTGGAGCTCGTGAAGTAA
- a CDS encoding arylsulfatase, with product MKTKMKTMILAWSCLLAAGLSVTQNAVAEEEASKPNIVLINMDNFGYGELGCYGGGILRGGATPRIDKLAGEGMRLLNFNVEAQCTPSRAALMTGRYAIRTGNGSVPLSVADYGLTQWEYTMPEMLSDAGYATAMFGKWHLGQSEGRYPTDQGFDEWYGIPNSTDESLWPAQQDFQKYAKLAEKTGKNPMIKEEHIYTARKGSPVKAVKVYDIPARREIDREVTDHAKDFIGRQAKAGKPFFLYLPYTQTHMPNLPSKEFEGKSGNGNWGDVLMQIDAYTGELLDTLEHNKIAKNTIFIFTADNGGEMVPGYAGWNGPWSGSYFTGREGSLRVPFIIRWPGKVPAGKVSNEIVHQFDLFTTFASIAGGKVPQDRVIDGIDVSDFLLGKSEESGREGFVVYVGNDVHGVKWRNYKMLFKELEGDRGTGKLNVFPMPHFYNLFADPKEEYPVTQQMAGRLWYRWGLGPILVEHEKSLAAEPPIKPGTPDPYVPAKQNK from the coding sequence ATGAAAACCAAAATGAAAACAATGATACTCGCCTGGTCCTGCCTGCTGGCAGCAGGTCTGAGTGTTACGCAGAATGCGGTGGCCGAGGAAGAGGCCTCCAAGCCCAACATCGTCCTGATCAACATGGACAACTTCGGTTATGGCGAACTGGGATGCTATGGCGGAGGTATTCTCCGAGGCGGGGCCACGCCACGCATCGACAAATTGGCTGGCGAAGGGATGCGGTTGTTGAATTTCAACGTCGAGGCACAGTGTACGCCCAGTCGGGCGGCTTTGATGACCGGTCGCTACGCGATCCGCACGGGGAATGGTTCGGTGCCGCTTTCCGTCGCCGACTACGGTTTGACTCAGTGGGAATACACGATGCCGGAAATGTTGAGCGATGCCGGCTATGCGACCGCCATGTTCGGCAAGTGGCATCTTGGGCAGTCGGAAGGGCGTTACCCTACCGACCAGGGATTTGACGAATGGTATGGGATTCCGAATTCAACGGATGAAAGCCTCTGGCCCGCTCAGCAGGATTTCCAAAAGTATGCAAAGCTGGCGGAGAAAACCGGCAAGAATCCGATGATCAAGGAAGAGCACATCTACACGGCCAGGAAAGGCTCTCCGGTAAAAGCGGTCAAGGTGTATGACATTCCGGCAAGGCGAGAGATTGACCGGGAAGTTACCGACCATGCCAAGGACTTCATTGGGCGTCAGGCGAAGGCGGGCAAGCCGTTCTTCCTGTACCTGCCGTATACGCAGACGCACATGCCAAATCTTCCTAGCAAAGAGTTCGAAGGGAAAAGCGGAAACGGCAATTGGGGCGATGTGTTGATGCAGATTGATGCCTACACCGGCGAATTGCTCGATACGCTCGAACATAACAAGATCGCGAAGAATACCATCTTCATTTTCACAGCGGACAACGGAGGCGAAATGGTACCGGGTTACGCTGGCTGGAATGGGCCCTGGAGCGGTTCCTATTTTACGGGCAGGGAAGGTTCGTTGCGGGTGCCGTTTATCATCCGCTGGCCCGGTAAGGTGCCGGCCGGCAAAGTCTCCAACGAGATCGTTCACCAGTTCGATCTCTTCACGACTTTTGCGAGTATTGCAGGAGGCAAGGTGCCGCAGGATCGCGTGATTGATGGTATCGATGTCTCTGATTTCCTGCTTGGAAAGTCAGAGGAGTCCGGACGTGAAGGTTTTGTTGTGTATGTCGGAAACGATGTCCACGGCGTGAAGTGGCGAAACTACAAAATGCTGTTCAAGGAATTGGAGGGCGATCGGGGAACAGGAAAATTGAACGTCTTCCCGATGCCCCACTTCTACAACCTCTTTGCCGATCCCAAAGAAGAGTATCCCGTCACCCAGCAGATGGCGGGGCGTCTGTGGTACCGATGGGGATTGGGCCCAATCCTCGTAGAGCACGAAAAATCGCTGGCTGCAGAACCACCGATCAAGCCAGGTACACCGGACCCATACGTTCCAGCGAAGCAAAACAAATAG
- a CDS encoding carbohydrate porin — translation MTLGLFIGVQVCLSACLPQQAAAQCDASCDSLFEASDCGSSWWERSTLSGDWCGLRSCLEDKGYTWDIYNTNFYSGITTGGLEQTFRYRGRVDMLLSIDGKKVGLWDGLTFNLHGESVFGSSINQFSGTILPVSTAQILPDGNRSVTALTNVTFTQALSESVLVQAGKINTLDGFVQPFTGGANGIDGFQNLALCFNPVLVLAFPYSCFGAGMVVLDENQEAVFSAFVYDTNNTPTVSGFDTFFDNGVSTFVSGTLPTKFLNKPGHQMVYGLYSSGTYNNLDPNPYFDPSGGLVLANPDKTGSWLLAYAFDQALYVSPDDPTHSWGVFGNLGIADDNPNPFNWAANIGIGGSNPLGNRPQDTFGIGYFYTGVSEPLKQLAPILLPLRDEKGVEMFYNVGVTPWCHVTADLQVVEPSRERADTLLMFGLRAKIDF, via the coding sequence TTGACTCTCGGACTTTTCATCGGCGTGCAAGTCTGTCTGTCCGCATGCTTACCCCAACAAGCGGCGGCGCAGTGCGACGCTTCCTGCGATTCACTGTTCGAGGCGTCAGACTGTGGTAGCTCATGGTGGGAACGCTCAACCTTATCCGGGGACTGGTGTGGCCTGAGGTCGTGCCTTGAGGATAAAGGTTACACGTGGGACATCTACAACACCAATTTCTACTCGGGCATTACAACCGGCGGACTCGAGCAAACATTCCGATACCGCGGCCGGGTCGATATGCTCCTGAGCATCGATGGTAAAAAGGTTGGTTTATGGGATGGTCTGACGTTCAACCTGCACGGTGAGTCGGTGTTTGGCAGCTCGATCAACCAATTTTCTGGAACAATTCTGCCAGTCAGCACGGCGCAAATACTACCCGACGGAAATCGCTCGGTCACGGCGCTCACGAACGTAACTTTTACGCAGGCACTGAGTGAATCCGTCTTGGTGCAAGCCGGAAAAATCAACACACTCGATGGTTTTGTTCAGCCGTTCACCGGAGGAGCAAACGGTATAGACGGGTTTCAAAACCTTGCCTTGTGTTTCAATCCAGTCCTTGTATTGGCGTTTCCGTACTCATGTTTCGGGGCCGGAATGGTCGTACTCGATGAAAACCAGGAAGCTGTCTTTTCGGCGTTCGTCTACGATACCAATAATACGCCGACAGTGAGTGGCTTTGATACGTTCTTCGATAATGGAGTGTCGACGTTTGTTTCCGGTACCTTGCCGACAAAGTTTCTGAACAAGCCAGGGCATCAGATGGTTTATGGATTGTACAGTAGCGGGACGTATAACAACCTCGATCCCAATCCCTATTTTGACCCGAGCGGGGGACTGGTTTTGGCAAACCCTGACAAAACTGGTTCGTGGTTACTGGCGTACGCATTTGACCAGGCTCTCTACGTTTCGCCGGATGATCCAACGCATTCCTGGGGTGTCTTCGGAAACCTCGGGATCGCAGACGATAATCCAAATCCATTTAATTGGGCTGCGAACATAGGTATCGGTGGTTCGAATCCACTGGGCAATCGTCCGCAGGACACCTTCGGAATCGGCTACTTCTACACCGGTGTCAGCGAACCATTGAAACAGTTGGCTCCAATTCTGTTGCCACTTCGAGACGAGAAGGGTGTCGAGATGTTTTACAACGTTGGCGTGACCCCCTGGTGCCACGTCACGGCAGACCTGCAAGTCGTCGAACCGTCGCGCGAGCGTGCCGATACACTGCTGATGTTTGGATTGAGAGCCAAGATCGATTTCTAA
- a CDS encoding carbon starvation CstA family protein, protein MDTLLVALGSFLGFIIAYNTYGRWLARKVFGVDPQAVVPSQELRDDVDFVPTRRSVIFGHHFTSIAGTGPIVGPAIAVFWGWLPALLWVVFGSIFIGAVHDFGALMVSLRNRGQTVGEIAGRLISPRASVIFLLILFFALTVVLAVFGQVIASIFSIYPQSVLSVWLSLPLAVVIGLWCCRHGGNLLLPSLGALGLLYLGVVVGADSLPINLQQWLPDVADHPLVGNSTVVWTAILFVYCFFASVLPVWLLLQPRDYINSLQLVVALLLLLCGMFAAGLSGHAGLVASAPAVAKEIPAGAPPIWPFLFITIACGAISGFHCLVSSGTTSKQVASESDALSVGYGSMLLEGALAVLVILACCAGVGMGKFDRQTDGTYQVAVNSAGSPILGSDAWHLRYDSSGSWSNFRLGQMVGAFVDGGANFLSALGIAQRYAIALIAMLVACFAATTLDTATRLQRYVVQELAGVVKFPPLANKYVATTIAVGSALGLALMRGPSAPGGPPAPYGTGGQYLWPLFGATNQLLAGLAFMVTVFYLARRNKPVWFIVLPMVMMIIMPLWALLWNMFNPSSGWWQQGNYLLFSVGTVTILLQIWMVAEALLAWPKAKGTLEEALPPLQLRGIGSASG, encoded by the coding sequence ATGGATACTCTGCTCGTCGCCCTTGGTTCCTTTCTGGGATTCATCATTGCCTATAACACTTACGGCCGCTGGCTGGCTCGGAAAGTGTTTGGAGTCGATCCCCAGGCGGTGGTCCCCAGTCAGGAATTGCGGGACGACGTCGATTTCGTACCGACCCGCCGGAGTGTCATTTTCGGGCATCATTTCACCAGTATCGCCGGCACGGGACCGATCGTGGGGCCCGCGATCGCCGTCTTCTGGGGCTGGTTGCCGGCACTCTTATGGGTCGTCTTTGGGTCGATTTTCATCGGGGCGGTCCATGATTTTGGCGCATTGATGGTCAGCCTGCGCAATCGAGGGCAAACGGTCGGAGAAATTGCTGGCCGACTGATCTCACCTCGAGCCAGCGTCATTTTTCTGTTGATCCTGTTTTTCGCACTCACCGTTGTCTTGGCTGTGTTCGGGCAAGTGATCGCGTCAATCTTTTCGATCTATCCCCAGTCGGTACTCAGCGTATGGCTGTCGCTGCCATTGGCGGTAGTGATTGGGCTGTGGTGTTGCCGACACGGTGGCAATTTGCTACTTCCCTCGCTGGGGGCCTTGGGCTTACTGTACTTAGGGGTCGTAGTCGGTGCCGATTCGCTTCCGATCAACCTGCAGCAATGGCTCCCTGATGTCGCCGATCACCCGCTCGTGGGAAATAGTACGGTGGTCTGGACCGCGATTCTGTTCGTCTATTGTTTTTTCGCCTCCGTGCTGCCGGTGTGGCTGTTGTTGCAACCACGTGATTACATTAACAGCTTGCAACTGGTTGTTGCCTTGCTGCTGTTGTTATGCGGTATGTTCGCAGCGGGACTGTCAGGGCATGCGGGACTCGTGGCCAGCGCGCCGGCAGTCGCCAAGGAAATCCCCGCAGGCGCACCGCCGATCTGGCCGTTCCTATTCATCACAATAGCATGTGGAGCCATCAGCGGATTTCACTGTTTGGTTTCTAGTGGGACCACTAGCAAGCAAGTTGCCTCAGAGAGCGATGCTCTCTCGGTGGGATACGGCTCGATGCTCTTGGAGGGAGCGCTAGCTGTTCTGGTGATTCTCGCCTGCTGTGCTGGAGTCGGCATGGGAAAATTCGATCGCCAGACAGACGGCACGTATCAAGTCGCAGTAAACTCGGCAGGCAGCCCGATCCTCGGCAGTGATGCCTGGCATCTCCGCTACGATTCCTCAGGAAGCTGGAGCAATTTTCGACTCGGCCAAATGGTGGGAGCTTTTGTCGACGGAGGGGCCAATTTCCTCAGTGCCCTGGGAATCGCCCAACGCTATGCCATCGCCCTCATTGCCATGCTGGTTGCCTGCTTCGCTGCCACCACGCTCGACACGGCTACCCGCCTGCAACGCTACGTTGTCCAAGAGTTGGCCGGCGTAGTCAAATTTCCGCCACTGGCCAATAAGTACGTAGCGACGACAATAGCTGTAGGGTCCGCCTTGGGGTTGGCACTCATGCGCGGCCCGAGCGCGCCCGGGGGACCACCCGCCCCCTACGGCACCGGCGGACAGTATCTCTGGCCCCTATTCGGTGCGACCAACCAACTGTTGGCCGGGCTGGCTTTCATGGTAACCGTGTTCTATCTGGCCCGCCGCAACAAGCCCGTGTGGTTCATCGTGCTGCCAATGGTCATGATGATCATCATGCCCCTCTGGGCACTGCTGTGGAACATGTTCAACCCATCCAGCGGCTGGTGGCAACAAGGCAACTATCTACTCTTTTCCGTCGGCACGGTCACGATTCTATTGCAGATATGGATGGTGGCCGAGGCACTGCTTGCTTGGCCGAAGGCGAAAGGAACTTTAGAGGAAGCCTTGCCGCCGTTGCAATTGAGGGGTATTGGTTCGGCATCGGGCTGA